The sequence below is a genomic window from Daphnia pulicaria isolate SC F1-1A chromosome 6, SC_F0-13Bv2, whole genome shotgun sequence.
CATGACACGTTCCGGAATTCAAAAGGTAATTTTGACTAAAGTAAactataattttaattttctttaaaaaaaaaaaacggattaaataaaaaaaaacggatacGGTTCAATTTTTTCAGCTTCTTATCCCAACGCTGCTGGCCCTTCTAGCTCTAACAGTCGCTGGATTGGATGACAATTTAGCGCAAGAAAGCAAAACGAGAGGATTGCAAGTCGAGCACCGAATGGATGATTCAAAAATGGAAGAGACTCGGCAGCAAGAGACTCGTGACGGCCACGGACACCACGGACACCACGGACACCACGGACAACATGGACAGCAATATCATGGACAGCAGCAACATCCTGATCATGGATTTCGTCCATCTAAGTGGCAAGACAAATTCAAGCGCCCAAAATCGCAGTACGCTCCGTCTAAGCCACAATACGCCCCACCCAAGTCTCATCCGAAACCACCCAAGGCTCAATATGGACCACCAAAGGTTCATCATCAAAAGCCAAAAGCCCAGTACGGTCCACCAAAGGCTCATGGCAAACCAAAGGCTCACGGTCCACCTAAGGCAACCTATGAAGCTCCAGCTTACAACGCTCCGGCCTACGATCCTCCAGCGTACAGCGCTCCAGCATACCAACCTCCTAAGGCCCAACACAAACCACCCAAGTCTGAATATGGCGCACCCAAGGCCCACCACAAAAAACCCAAGGCAACATACGGACCACCTAAGGGAACCTATGAGACCCCAGCATATAGTCCTCCTGCCTACAGCCCTCCAGCATATGAGACCCCAGCATACAGCCCTCCAGCATACAGCCCTCCAGCATACAGCCCTCCAGCCTACAGTCCTCCTGCCTATGAGGCCCCAGCATACAGTCCTCCAGCATACAGTCCTCCAGCATACAGTCCTCCAGCATACAGTCCTCCTGCCTATGAAACCCCAGCATACAGCCCTCCAGCCTACAGTCCTCCAGCCTATGAGACCCCAGCATACAGTTCTCCTGCCTACAGTCCTCCAGCCTATGAGACCCCAGCATACAGTCCTCCAGCCTACAGCCCTCCTTCCAAAAATCCTCCATCATACAGTCCTCCTTCCTATAAACCCCCAACCTATAGCCCTCCATCCTACAGCCCTCCAGCTCCAGCTTACAGTCCTTCTACTCCGGCTTACACCACACCATCTTATCCCGCCCCTGAATACAGTCAGCCAGCACCATCAGGATTGCCTGAACCCAGTTATGCCTCCAATTACGAGCCCAACTTCCCACCAGCATCACAGGTATAAATACGGCTCAATTTAACCATTCGTCCATTAACAACATAATCTCCGATTAAAGTTAATCTGGCAACACGATAATAATTCTTTACCAAATTTGTTCTCTCAGGGTTCCAACTACGAGAGACCACCGGCAGATTACAGCCAGTCCTACAACGCACCAGCTTACGAGCCTTCCAATTATTTCCCAACCGAAACGCCACATTCGCCTCCTAGCTACACTGAAGCACAAACCTACCCTCCTCAGAGCTATGATATCCCTGCTCATACAGAAGCCCCTTTCTCTCCTCCACATATTGCAAGCTTTGACTCTCCAGCTTTTGCTCCTCCTCAGGCTTTCACCGAGCAACCAAACTTTACCGAGGCATCCGCCTTCACCGAAGTAGTACCCACATTTTCTCCACCAACCGAGTCTCCCTTTGAGTCTCCCTTTGCTACAGAGGATGAGCCCGCACCGAATCAGCCCGAGCGTAACAGGTATCCAAACGGGCCTAGTAACCAGGGATTCTTTAACAATAACGATTTTCCCAATTTCGACGATTTCTTCAAGCAAATGCTAAGAGGATGAACAAAATGCTCAAATCATTTGCAAACATGAATATTTGcttgttttcatttgaaaaatttaatttaaaaaaccattTAATCAATGTTAACTCCTGCTACCCCTTCCCTTCCCTCCTTTCAGTTATCTTATTCCTCTCATTGATGATGTACATATGTTCAATCAGTCGATGTTTCTGTTACAGTCTGATGGAGGTTAATCATATAGAAATATATGATATATAAGGTATCGCTTCTTATGTGAAACCTTACAAATTTAAGCAATACacctaaataataaaaaaaaatcgtttaaaTACCTTTTCGTCAATCCAAGTTTTCCACGCTTCTTCTTGGCTGACTTGTTGAAACTGATCAAAAAGCTTTGCGGGAAATGCTGAACATATCGGCTCGAATTCCAATTCTGGTCCAACTTTTTCTAGAGCAGCTTTCATGATTGGTATTAGACAAGCGTAGCAATCGGAGCTATCTTCCtttccttaaaaaataatgaaaatatttacttgacaatttaaaacatttgtatttttatgtaAGTTTTACCTTGAACAGCCAGTAGACTGGAATTGATATTAAAGATGAGATAAGCAACTTCGTTTATTTCCGGATTGCTTTTGAACTGAATAAGAGCATGAAGTCGGGCAGCGGCAATGGCGCATAATTCCGAGTTGGAACTTGATGCGAATCGAAGAAGCAACCCTGCATGATTAGATTTAGTTAGAAGGACTTTAAATTAGAGTTTAAATTTAAAGGCTTCGATACCTAGAGCGACGTGATACATTTCAGTCGATTTTCTTGATgcaaaatcttcttcttggaaAATATTCATGACGTCAAAAACGGCAAGGGTAAGTTCTAGAAGTTTCAGCGACATCTTCTTAACCTCATCTTCATGAGGATCTAGTACAACCAAGTCATAGACCCAACGAGCGGCGTATTGGCAATTAACCAAGACGTTGCTCCGGGAAGCCGCATTAACCGCTAGTTGTTTCAATTCGTTGCCAGCGGCTTGCAGGATCATTTCAATTAAACGCCGTTTTATCTCCAAATGGGAACGATATAATTCGTTGTTGAGACCAAGAAGATTGATGCAACTTAGAATCTGGCTTCTTTCGCGCCAATCATCTTTCGAACAACCCGGAATTCCTCGCCAAAGTAACACAAGATAAATGCTAAGAACTGTCGAGCAGAGATCCTCTTCCGGATCCAACGTAGGGTCTAGCACTAAACCAGACCACTGACCAGAAACTTCCGAGATAAGACTGTATGTTTCAACGTCCAAACTGCaagaattcaattatttaattttaaagttgTTATTCGGGTGTACTTTATGAATTACCTCTCGCTAGGACCAAAGTCATTATAATTCTTCGAGGTTACTTGTCCGGATGTTCGTGAAGATATGCTCACCGAGGATtcccttttattatttcttgggCAATCATCATCACTGAAAACCGCAATCATAATTTAGAAatctaataaaataaagtgGATTAATTAAAGACTATTGATTACCTGTGATCGATGTTTAATGCATCAACAGCCACTTCAAGAGGGGCAACTAAAAATCTATAAGGATGTTTCAATCGAGGAGAAGAATTTGTTGAAGCTCCTGTGTCTGTAGCATCGGTAGTATCAGCGGTTCCTTGAGCCGATTGACTGCGGCGTTTCAGTCGCTGAATGGTATTCTCACCTAATTCTTCCAAACTCCCCTAAAAGACAACAATTTGCATGTGCAGTTATGCACTCAGTATATCATACCGTTAACGTGGTTAGAATTTTAGATAAAACTTACTTGTACTTGAAGCGTCTTCTGACGAAATAAACTGTAAGCGCTGTTAACGGCACTATGGATATTGGTTTGCAAGTTGCCTGCAACATTGTGCAAATTGTCCGTAAGTACTTCGGCAGCATTTTGTAAATTGCCGGTTGCAATGgcaatattatttaaattaccAGTCACGGCACCTGCCACCAAATTGCTAACACTTTCGGCAACATCCTGTGTCATAGAACATAATAATATAGTCTAGCATTACCAAATAAATACGGATCTGATGGGGAAAATACTTTGATGTCCTGTTCCAGTGTAGCACCCAAACCAAGGTTCAGCCCAGTTGAATCTCTCATTGAAGGAGTAGTTGGCCACATTTTAGATGGAGACATGGGTGTGGTAGCTGTTGGAGTAGATATTACGCGATAGGTGGTTGCTTCCACATCTAGGTCGATCAAATCCGGTACCATTGGCTTTATTCCCGTGTTGGCTGAAGAAGCGATCGGTTTCCGAATCAACAAGCGAGCAATACACTCTTGCCAGCTAGtctaaagaaattaaaagacaTTAATCAGCTATCTTGGAAGAATAATTATTAGTTATTTACTTGTTTGACAAAAGTGGAAGGAGCATTTGGTCTCGAAAGCATAAATCCCAAAAGCCTTTTACTGAATTCCAATTTGATTTCCAGATTTTCTTCAGCAAGAGAAAAGGCAAGTGCCATTGCTCCAGTGTAACTATTTGGATGATCTGTTTAGAAATATAAAGATAAGGAAGGTATTTGAAGGATCATattgtttgaaaaaacctCTTGAAAGAATGATGTCGGTCAGTAAATGCGTCATTTCTAAGCTGGACGGCTGTCCTTGCATAAGCATGAGTAGCCCTTGGAATCCTACGTCGTGTAAATAAAGTCGCACTTTACTCTTTTCATAGGCTCGATCCGTTTTAAGAATGTTAATCAGCAACTACATATAGACGGATAATTATAAAAAAGCTCACACAAAAATCTTTAGACCTAAATATAATTACCTTTAATACTTTCTCCCGCAGTTcgatagaaaatattttttccagtaACAGAGCGTAAAGTATTTCAGCACAACGTGGCTCCAgcattaacaaataaaattgatcTTTTGGGCTCTTATTTTCAATGTAAGTTAAAAGAACATCCAATATCTCCGTGATCTTTTCAGCAAATAGAAACACGCGATTAGTCACGATACATTTTATATCGCCAAAAGTATAACTTACCATTTCATTGTCACGAACAGACCAGAGAAATCCCGTGATGGCAGAAATGTCGCCGGCGGTAATCTCCTTATTTatgtacatttttaaaatgcctAGTAGAGCTAGGCGCATTGTTTTTCTGTCATCGATGCTCAAATCGGATTGGTCGTCATTTTGATAATGCTGTTTGATTACATCCAGCAAGTACTGGGGGCCGTATTTTTTCCGGAATGAATGTCGGTCTTCGTGAATCAAATTCGACAAGTACTGCACATGGCCGATACGAACGTGGAACTGTGATCTACCCCATATCCTCATATCGAATAGGATATGCTGGTAGAGACTTTGTAGGAATGCGGGGTCTTGAGCATCTCTTGCGAATTCGACTAGGAGTTGGACAGCCATTAGAACTTGCACATCGATCAATGAAGGCTGAACCTGAATTTCAATCACACAATACTGGATTGAATGAATTAATTATAGGAAAAGCATCCATTTTTCACCTTTTGCATAAGGCTTCCAATAATCGCTATGTTAGATCCTCTGACCAATTGATCAGTATTGGTTGAGTGATGATGCAGAACATTCCTTAGTAATGACAGGAACCCAGAAACTGGATTCTGTTCAAGTTTCCAATCtaaaaaacgtaaaatgacattttaaaatatgatcTATTTTGCAAGCGCATGGAAATCAGGAAACAATTTTCTAACCTGCATACGACGAGGAAGGCAGAACTTCCCATCCATCAACTTCGGGTTTGTCAGAATCGGGACTCAGCAAAGGACCAGTAAGAGGTGGATTTACGAGGTCACTTTGTACGACGGTAtctaaaatgggaaaaagagcTTGAACGCCGCCGATACAGCTCAAAACctcctaaaaagaaaatgattttagtCTGGAAATTTAAtgtatattttaatttctcaAGTTGGAATACCTTAACATCCCATGCGGTACAGACGGGTGCTTTAGTGCTTCCGGCAAATTGGTGAGTGGATGAGAGATCCATACAATACGAATTGTAATGAGCTCTGGCGGAGAGACAAATCGCTACTTTTGAATAGAATTCTAAAACATCGAGGTTAGCGTCTTCACTGTTCCATATTGACATACTATTCGCTCCTGataaaaccagaaaaaatCAATGTCACTATGTGTTCAAAGTATTTAAGAGAGAAAACCaatagaaaaatcattcaCCGGCTTCGTGAAAAGTTCGAACGTTCTGTGGGTTTAAAGAGTCTTGCAATAGGGCAAAAAGTCCAATTTGACCGTGCAAACAAGTAGGCTTTCCCCAGATCGAATCTTGGCTTCCTTGGGGAATTATGCGGACTTCAGGATCTACTTTTTCCGAACAAAGAATCGTCTTTGAAGGGTGATCTTACAACAATACAATTAAAGTATATACCATTATGCTGTTCGCTGGCAGGCGTTTTTAGTGAAGAGAGCGCTATGGGCAGAGAGAAATAATTGGGAATGTGAGACGACAATCCTGGCGAGCGGGCGTCACTAATGATTTAAGATTACAACACATTAAACAATTTGTTACGCAGATTATTTCATTGTGAATCGGATCATACCTCTTTTTCCTTGGAAGACTAAAAGCACTGCTGCTTTCCTGTTTATTTGAATTGCCTTGGTCTGAGATGGCGGGAGCACCGatggtaaaagaagaaaatgtctgaaaaacaagaatttttttccctctatAATTTAATGATTCTTAAAATCCATTATGCCTCAAGACCGACTGGACTGCCACAGATTATTACCTCACCAACTGGAGGGATTCGGACGTTCACCGTCAACCGCAAAGCGCCATCCACATAAACCGAAAGGTGACTTTGACCGAAAAGGCGTCTGAAAATAGAAACGATGCGGTTTTCTCTTTAACGATTAAAATAtcgccattaaaaaaatttcccacctGGATGGAATAAATGAAATGCAGACGCTGTGCCACTGATGATCGTTTAAAATCACACTGTGAACCATGGCTGTGGTATATTCCTTTTTCCAAGTGACGCTTACTACCAAAGTACCGTCAGACAGGAAAAAAGCTTCGAAACTGTGGCCCTTGTTCGAAGACAAGCTGCAACGAATAAAATAATACCGTTAAAATACATCCCGAACAAATGTATAATTTAATCTTATGAATAAACTGTACTTGAAAAATTGTCGCCTGTAATTACTGCCAGGGGAACTCGGATTTTCGAAAGCATCCAAGCGCAGCCACGAGCATACAGAAAGTGCATACCCAGGATTTTGCCATTGCGCAATATCAGAAATTGAGATTCCTTCTACAAACAAATGatataatttcaaaaaagaattcacttaaaagttttttttctcaaaattacCCGTTTCATATTGGATGTCAAAGTAGTAATGGCATTCCTGACACGCAGCGTCTTTTTTGGCCATAGACGACAAGCAGTGGAGCACGTACGAAGAATACGGAAACTGGAAatcacattatttttttttttttataacgtTAAATGATCCATGGCCAAAACCTATTTCGTAAAGTACCTCTTCGTCGTTGGTGTCCCTCATGAGTCGTAATATTAGCTTCAGTTCAGCTGCCGTGATTGAATGGGAGCCGAGACTTTGGATCAACCGCAACATTTGCTTGATACTTCGGATGTTTAATTTAGCGTGAAACTCCAGAACAGAAATCACATGACGAAGCAGACCACGCTGACAGCACATCGCTTTGCTATAATTACGAAAATCACAAGTTGTTATGTTGTTATTGCTGTCGCTATGCGGGAAAATGGTAACCtttgaagagaagaagagcaaATCTGATTGATTGCCGAGGCAGTTTCAAATTGCAGCTCATGGTCGTTGATTTCAGGAAGCCAATCTACTAAGTGTGCAATAGGCTCCACGTTGCGAACCATCGACTCGCGTTCTTCTCCGCCATCGTGATCACGACCATTTGCCATGGCAATCAGGCTATCCATCATCAGTCGCGTAGGCTCTCCTAGAGATTTTATCGCCTCGAACAATTTTTGATAACCACCACTACTCAACAACAGCTCCTATAATAAAAAGTAGTAATAAATGAcgtcaaaataatgaaaggTACAGTTATCCACTTTAATAATGAGTTCCAACGTTTGTAATGACTCACCTGGGCTTGTTTGTTATCTTGTAAAACAGCCGTTAGGGCTCTGATAATAGAAACCACCAATACTCGTTTGTCCTCGGGACTCAACTATAATTTGTTAAAGCAAGTTCAAATCAATTAGAGAAAATTATGGGTAAGAAGCAACAAATCTTACTTTGGCATCAAAAAGAAGCATGATTAAAAAGTCGACCACTCTCGTTCGCACTAAAAGAATTTGAAGCGATTCTCGGCGCCGGTGTCGCACAAATTGAACTAGAATAACAAAGCGTTGTAGGATTAGAATTACAAATTTATGGCACGCAGGAAACAATCGAGCCAACCTATTGATTGCACGGCGAGACAAAGAATCGGTGTTCGGTTCGTTGATATTTGAATCAATAACTCGGCTTCTTGATTGGCTAATAATCCTACAGTGTTTTGATATATTTCCATCACCTCACCAAGCTCAATTTGACACTGTAAGAACAAACAGACgttgttattaatttaaacCACAATGTCAAATAGTCTCAATTCTTATACCTGATCAGGTCGC
It includes:
- the LOC124342001 gene encoding neurobeachin-like protein 1 isoform X2, with the translated sequence MADLKFGDFVGEFIRLWETQLEISWDAGKEFACMSEEGPHLSLLPDEFLPSLDRHLFQLKTQIENDVSGQNVDAFTKIVKALFIVSRNLDNIPFIASCQLIPSCISVSSNILTCMMSRQLEKDEVASVVLVCLFLEALYDPYFSYRKSIVNETVDTSKIKYHPALLQAEVIPFIYDCFQHLNATSIPVIALSLLHLFGGIIKGGEHNAAKAIAPATVQLLQKAFLNSNDNLQLASAVLHCETAVVHTLMNTRPDQCQIELGEVMEIYQNTVGLLANQEAELLIQISTNRTPILCLAVQSIVQFVRHRRRESLQILLVRTRVVDFLIMLLFDAKLSPEDKRVLVVSIIRALTAVLQDNKQAQELLLSSGGYQKLFEAIKSLGEPTRLMMDSLIAMANGRDHDGGEERESMVRNVEPIAHLVDWLPEINDHELQFETASAINQICSSSLQSKAMCCQRGLLRHVISVLEFHAKLNIRSIKQMLRLIQSLGSHSITAAELKLILRLMRDTNDEEFPYSSYVLHCLSSMAKKDAACQECHYYFDIQYETEGISISDIAQWQNPGYALSVCSWLRLDAFENPSSPGSNYRRQFFNLSSNKGHSFEAFFLSDGTLVVSVTWKKEYTTAMVHSVILNDHQWHSVCISFIPSRRLFGQSHLSVYVDGALRLTVNVRIPPVGETFSSFTIGAPAISDQGNSNKQESSSAFSLPRKKSDARSPGLSSHIPNYFSLPIALSSLKTPASEQHNDPEVRIIPQGSQDSIWGKPTCLHGQIGLFALLQDSLNPQNVRTFHEAGANSMSIWNSEDANLDVLEFYSKVAICLSARAHYNSYCMDLSSTHQFAGSTKAPVCTAWDVKEVLSCIGGVQALFPILDTVVQSDLVNPPLTGPLLSPDSDKPEVDGWEVLPSSSYADWKLEQNPVSGFLSLLRNVLHHHSTNTDQLVRGSNIAIIGSLMQKVQPSLIDVQVLMAVQLLVEFARDAQDPAFLQSLYQHILFDMRIWGRSQFHVRIGHVQYLSNLIHEDRHSFRKKYGPQYLLDVIKQHYQNDDQSDLSIDDRKTMRLALLGILKMYINKEITAGDISAITGFLWSVRDNEMITEILDVLLTYIENKSPKDQFYLLMLEPRCAEILYALLLEKIFSIELREKVLKLLINILKTDRAYEKSKVRLYLHDVGFQGLLMLMQGQPSSLEMTHLLTDIILSRDHPNSYTGAMALAFSLAEENLEIKLEFSKRLLGFMLSRPNAPSTFVKQTSWQECIARLLIRKPIASSANTGIKPMVPDLIDLDVEATTYRVISTPTATTPMSPSKMWPTTPSMRDSTGLNLGLGATLEQDIKDVAESVSNLVAGAVTGNLNNIAIATGNLQNAAEVLTDNLHNVAGNLQTNIHSAVNSAYSLFRQKTLQVQGSLEELGENTIQRLKRRSQSAQGTADTTDATDTGASTNSSPRLKHPYRFLVAPLEVAVDALNIDHSDDDCPRNNKRESSVSISSRTSGQVTSKNYNDFGPSESLDVETYSLISEVSGQWSGLVLDPTLDPEEDLCSTVLSIYLVLLWRGIPGCSKDDWRERSQILSCINLLGLNNELYRSHLEIKRRLIEMILQAAGNELKQLAVNAASRSNVLVNCQYAARWVYDLVVLDPHEDEVKKMSLKLLELTLAVFDVMNIFQEEDFASRKSTEMYHVALGLLLRFASSSNSELCAIAAARLHALIQFKSNPEINEVAYLIFNINSSLLAVQGKEDSSDCYACLIPIMKAALEKVGPELEFEPICSAFPAKLFDQFQQVSQEEAWKTWIDEKIRPRSDQFRALHLQALPEIMNRSWAESDELAMLAVHRRCREVNESKIKFQMQILDAFRSKQSEEHVRFNAFLSHQRGHALVIRKKWRQLKQFLIGPRGSWAQRVDSEKRWKLSLCENRSRMRLKLVPNPHFDPHIQASRLRDNAGIQVDIQSPDSLNCLLPSKVANQALKRAFNAQEPEDSLTEEDFALAASLEKEELSEGKEKVTTSEECELVTLMSIVKGRLEISRGWICFWDAGLGCESADRERADFKFALSQLQEVHLRRYNLRRSALEFFLIDHTTYFVNFNTKTRNRIYSRILSLRPPNLLYYSSRSPADVLRSSGLTQRWVQREISNFDYLMQLNTIAGRTYNDLSQYPVFPWILADYHSETLDLTNPTTFRDLSRPVGVVNPKNAKEVRAKYDHFEDPSGIIAKFHYGTHYSNAAGVLHYLVRMEPFASLHIELQSGRFDVADRQFHSLNSTWRLLMDNPNDVKELIPEFFCQPEFLINMNRLDLGILQATKQPVDHVELPPWAKSPHDFIDQHRKALESDHVSAHLHEWIDLIFGYKQRGPAAVEALNVFYYCSYEGAVDLDAISDPVERQAVEGMINHFGQTPCQLFKEPHPMRLSQSEALAKSKYPPSIELFFDGLSCVHIADLTVETRDSIVYLGIPNSDIDSTRSRGYGSQTASIPDVLVSVSRSGCIGLHAWASHDKMLPYGFSLERDPTLSNPRNRRRINESFHPSVKLNSRLISVSSDCKVYVGGQLDNSVKVYALPRLRLLSSVTQHIDIVTCLALDESGSQLMTGSRDTTCIVWDLSSTVLKSVQVLYGHDKTVTCVGLSTSLDMAVSGSLDGTVNVHTIKEGQYIRTLHAAGRADFDRIVITQLWLSDRGDVVFAAEEKDNFSIQSYSINGERIGLSYSPFAFTALASASDGYVVCGDSNGNVTIRRIISLVPVFDIPMQSCIEDLVMAPRNTQLLVALRDGKVVVVAPNIPQ
- the LOC124342001 gene encoding neurobeachin-like protein 1 isoform X3 — its product is MADLKFGDFVGEFIRLWETQLEISWDAGKEFACMSEEGPHLSLLPDEFLPSLDRHLFQLKTQIENDVSGQNVDAFTKIVKALFIVSRNLDNIPFIASCQLIPSCISVSSNILTCMMSRQLEKDEVASVVLVCLFLEALYDPYFSYRKSIVNETVDTSKIKYHPALLQAEVIPFIYDCFQHLNATSIPVIALSLLHLFGGIIKGGEHNAAKAIAPATVQLLQKAFLNSNDNLQLASAVLHCETAVVHTLMNTRPDQCQIELGEVMEIYQNTVGLLANQEAELLIQISTNRTPILCLAVQSIVQFVRHRRRESLQILLVRTRVVDFLIMLLFDAKLSPEDKRVLVVSIIRALTAVLQDNKQAQELLLSSGGYQKLFEAIKSLGEPTRLMMDSLIAMANGRDHDGGEERESMVRNVEPIAHLVDWLPEINDHELQFETASAINQICSSSLQSKAMCCQRGLLRHVISVLEFHAKLNIRSIKQMLRLIQSLGSHSITAAELKLILRLMRDTNDEEFPYSSYVLHCLSSMAKKDAACQECHYYFDIQYETEGISISDIAQWQNPGYALSVCSWLRLDAFENPSSPGSNYRRQFFNLSSNKGHSFEAFFLSDGTLVVSVTWKKEYTTAMVHSVILNDHQWHSVCISFIPSRRLFGQSHLSVYVDGALRLTVNVRIPPVGETFSSFTIGAPAISDQGNSNKQESSSAFSLPRKKSDARSPGLSSHIPNYFSLPIALSSLKTPASEQHNVDPEVRIIPQGSQDSIWGKPTCLHGQIGLFALLQDSLNPQNVRTFHEAGANSMSIWNSEDANLDVLEFYSKVAICLSARAHYNSYCMDLSSTHQFAGSTKAPVCTAWDVKEVLSCIGGVQALFPILDTVVQSDLVNPPLTGPLLSPDSDKPEVDGWEVLPSSSYADWKLEQNPVSGFLSLLRNVLHHHSTNTDQLVRGSNIAIIGSLMQKVQPSLIDVQVLMAVQLLVEFARDAQDPAFLQSLYQHILFDMRIWGRSQFHVRIGHVQYLSNLIHEDRHSFRKKYGPQYLLDVIKQHYQNDDQSDLSIDDRKTMRLALLGILKMYINKEITAGDISAITGFLWSVRDNEMITEILDVLLTYIENKSPKDQFYLLMLEPRCAEILYALLLEKIFSIELREKVLKLLINILKTDRAYEKSKVRLYLHDVGFQGLLMLMQGQPSSLEMTHLLTDIILSRDHPNSYTGAMALAFSLAEENLEIKLEFSKRLLGFMLSRPNAPSTFVKQTSWQECIARLLIRKPIASSANTGIKPMVPDLIDLDVEATTYRVISTPTATTPMSPSKMWPTTPSMRDSTGLNLGLGATLEQDIKDVAESVSNLVAGAVTGNLQTNIHSAVNSAYSLFRQKTLQVQGSLEELGENTIQRLKRRSQSAQGTADTTDATDTGASTNSSPRLKHPYRFLVAPLEVAVDALNIDHSDDDCPRNNKRESSVSISSRTSGQVTSKNYNDFGPSESLDVETYSLISEVSGQWSGLVLDPTLDPEEDLCSTVLSIYLVLLWRGIPGCSKDDWRERSQILSCINLLGLNNELYRSHLEIKRRLIEMILQAAGNELKQLAVNAASRSNVLVNCQYAARWVYDLVVLDPHEDEVKKMSLKLLELTLAVFDVMNIFQEEDFASRKSTEMYHVALGLLLRFASSSNSELCAIAAARLHALIQFKSNPEINEVAYLIFNINSSLLAVQGKEDSSDCYACLIPIMKAALEKVGPELEFEPICSAFPAKLFDQFQQVSQEEAWKTWIDEKIRPRSDQFRALHLQALPEIMNRSWAESDELAMLAVHRRCREVNESKIKFQMQILDAFRSKQSEEHVRFNAFLSHQRGHALVIRKKWRQLKQFLIGPRGSWAQRVDSEKRWKLSLCENRSRMRLKLVPNPHFDPHIQASRLRDNAGIQVDIQSPDSLNCLLPSKVANQALKRAFNAQEPEDSLTEEDFALAASLEKEELSEGKEKVTTSEECELVTLMSIVKGRLEISRGWICFWDAGLGCESADRERADFKFALSQLQEVHLRRYNLRRSALEFFLIDHTTYFVNFNTKTRNRIYSRILSLRPPNLLYYSSRSPADVLRSSGLTQRWVQREISNFDYLMQLNTIAGRTYNDLSQYPVFPWILADYHSETLDLTNPTTFRDLSRPVGVVNPKNAKEVRAKYDHFEDPSGIIAKFHYGTHYSNAAGVLHYLVRMEPFASLHIELQSGRFDVADRQFHSLNSTWRLLMDNPNDVKELIPEFFCQPEFLINMNRLDLGILQATKQPVDHVELPPWAKSPHDFIDQHRKALESDHVSAHLHEWIDLIFGYKQRGPAAVEALNVFYYCSYEGAVDLDAISDPVERQAVEGMINHFGQTPCQLFKEPHPMRLSQSEALAKSKYPPSIELFFDGLSCVHIADLTVETRDSIVYLGIPNSDIDSTRSRGYGSQTASIPDVLVSVSRSGCIGLHAWASHDKMLPYGFSLERDPTLSNPRNRRRINESFHPSVKLNSRLISVSSDCKVYVGGQLDNSVKVYALPRLRLLSSVTQHIDIVTCLALDESGSQLMTGSRDTTCIVWDLSSTVLKSVQVLYGHDKTVTCVGLSTSLDMAVSGSLDGTVNVHTIKEGQYIRTLHAAGRADFDRIVITQLWLSDRGDVVFAAEEKDNFSIQSYSINGERIGLSYSPFAFTALASASDGYVVCGDSNGNVTIRRIISLVPVFDIPMQSCIEDLVMAPRNTQLLVALRDGKVVVVAPNIPQ